ATGTTGAAACTTATGGCTATTGTACCAAGAATCATGATAGATCTTATCTTTAGAAGCTTGGGGTGTGCTATTAGTGCTGCAAGATGGGACATCTGGTACAAAATTGTCCTAAAAAGAAGAAAGATATTGATGCAAGTGATAGAGTAGTGATAGGTACAATCCCAATAAATTCAGTAGatgttcatatatttttttatttctaaatccTCTGTATGGTCCGACTTTGTTGTACCTTTGAATTGCTTATCTGAGAAATAAAATGACCCAATATATTGCCACTCCTCTTATTTAAGAAAAACTTACTAAAACCATAAACCAAGTAGAGGTCGAGATAATAACCAAGTAGGAGAAATTATGTGTTTTGTagctttaaatatttaaatactaGATTTAGGTGTTCTGTACTTACATCCTTTTGTTTAATAAAAAAAGTTGGGCCatctttattattatataaattttatatatttctttTGTTATGGGCTACATGCAATTTTGGGCGATACCCAATGGTAGCATGGTCAtgtcatattttagatttagggCATGAAAAATTGTACGGGCATATATTGGTATTTGAACTTGTAAAGGGACCTCAGATTGAATGAAGATCGGGAGGACCAAGTGATGATCAAAGCTGTCACATAACTGGGAAATGTTCAGAGCCTGTTTGGATACATGGTCACTTGCCTACCAGACTTCACTCAAATGAGGAGCAATTAGAAGCCACAAGGGAAAAATTAATGGTTTGTAAGATGTCAACGGGTGCTACTTCTACAATCCCCAAAGTTCCCCATCACTAAGAGGAGATGACTATGGTACTCcttcatattattttataagaagttAGGAGATAACCTATCCAATGGGGTAGGGTATTTAGGATATTTTGATGTTAATACGGTACCAACGGGTTACTTACATATTGCcacccttcttatttttttttttcaaaaagaaagagCATTTTATCATTTCTGTTCTAACTGATGGAACTAAGTGCAATGGAAATTGGCTTAACCTTTTCTATTCCCAAccccctttatttttttttttggtgaaactcTTTTTGTCCCCCGGCTCCATTTGTTGGACAAGGGTTGTATCTTTTGtgcaaaagaaggattcacctttccTTCACTCAACCATTGTACGGATCTCAAAGCACTTCCAACTCCATTCATCTGAAAGCGACCCGTGGAAGATCCAATGGTGGATTTGTGCGAAGGGAAGAATAGAAGGTCATCATTGGAGGCTATCATGTGGCAGAGGCGGTCACGGCTCTTCCACGTCAATTCCCGCCGATGTCTCGGATGGCATGTGCATTAGTGGCACCAAAGTCATTGTCTCGACCACCAGACCTCAGCCGTTTAGAGAGGCCACCTCCATCCTCCACTTGTATTAATCCGTCTCCGCCTCCTAGTCCCAACTCATATCCTCCCCCATCCTTGCCCTCACCCAGTCTTGCTACCACCGCGTCATCTCCGGCCTGCTCTCCTTCGCCTCCTTCGACCAGGTCACCCATGCCCTTATCGCTCCATCATCTATGAAGGAGTGTCTAGCTAAGGGAGTTAGCAAGACCCATGGCACTTGCATTCTTATCGAGGCTAGCCAGCAAAGAAGGATGGCAGGGCAGATTTTTCCCCTGAGGAGACGGTACTGGCGAAAAGGATGGCAATATCACCTCTATATATGTCCATTGATGGTAATAGATTGGTGGAGCCCATCTGGACGAGGAGGGGGTCATCAGTGAGCATGAGAGTGATGGCAGGACCAAGAGGGAGCACACCTTCTGTTCAACTTAATTAAAAACCAACAATAAAATCTCTTATGAAACGTTCCTAACATTCAACATATTTATTGTTCTGGTGACTCACATAACCAGCCAAAGTTGATGGATGAATAAAACCTATCCATGTTAAAATGAAAGGACCAGGATACGTAGATCTAAAATGATATAGAAAAAACCCTATGATATGACATAACAGGATGACGGATTCAAATGTCAAATGCTTCGAGAGCAAGTTTCAGCTTAGAAAGTTCATCAGATTTTGAAGATATGGCCGGACAATGCACGCCAAGTAAAATAGCCAACTGGCATTTCAATATACATCTCTAAAAAATCGATATATAATCTTCGGAACATGATATTCATAAGTACAAAACACATGACTATATGATATATACCCGTCGactttctaatatatattataatttttttttattctaaaaaatggaggagatttagagaagagaggagTCAAGAAGAAGAAGCCTTATAAACGGAAGAAATAGCTTGACGAGGAAGAGAATGGATGGAGAGAGGCTTGATGAGGAAGAGGAAAGATGTGGGTGGATGGGCTTGGTTCACTTGTgtaattttcttttttgtttctatTTTTAAAGTCATGGAATTGTTGGATTGCTAGCATATTAGAGGTCCCATCTCGATCTATCATTTGGGTTTTATCCGTAAGTAAAAACATGGCAAAATAAGAAGTCCGTCCCATGCGCGCATCATCTTTGCTCCACTTACAACTTCTGTTTAGACTGAATTGCTGGTGATTGACAGTTCTCTTGATCAAAAAAATGCTCTGGTTGGGGCGATTTGGATGTTTCAATGGACTCTTGCTCCCGTCTAAGCCTCCTGAGATCTTTTAGCCATTTGTCTATTTTATTTATCTGCTGCTATTTCACCAACTTtcattcttgtaaatttttttgctTCTCTTGTACAGATTTTATGGTCAATAAAGTTGGGTGGTGGCCATTGTGCTAATGTACAatagtctcttttttttttatgtcaaaaaaaagaaaaaaaaaatgctctGTTTGGCATTTATCCTGGGATAAACGTGGGATAAGGCATGGGTAAGTCCAGCCATCCCCTTCCACCTTTGCAGTATCCAAAGTTCAGAGAGCTATCTGTTCATCGGATTCCCTTCAATCCTTCTTTGTTCtaataaaatatgagatataAGGATTACCTACCTGAGCCTCTCTCTTCTTCTGACTGTTTCTGAAAGGCGGGATCTGGGTACAATAAGGCATTGTAAGAGATGCAAGCCAGCATTTCACCATTAGGAGGTGGTTCCATTTCCAAAGCAATTTTATCACGATTGTCTGAGTTTGCTGCCATAGGTATTTCATGTTTGGGACAAAATTCTAATGCAAGGAGATTGCAAAACTACATAGGAATAGTCTATCCTCAAAAAACCATGGGAACGGTGCAGTGAGAACACATATATTATGTCTGAAGTCATAATAGTAATTCGATTTGAACACTTAGTTCCAAGTGATCCAAGCCAGCAATCCACTATTTGGAAAACTCTTTTGTGACTGCCCAAGTTTGATGCCAAGTAGGTGTTCCATGCTGCGGACATTCACCCTTTAACCCATATTGGTTAAGGTCCAAGGTTAGTGCTAAATCTTCTGATGGGATTTCATGCCCAAcagtttgtttaaaaaaaaaaaaaaaaggcataaagaaagaaaaacaaaagcttGAGCAGTCTTTAGTTAGAGGCAAatattgtaggaagtggagcctGGTAGATTATGTTCTTTCACATCAGTAAACATATATGAAAGTTCCTTTTTCATTATCGTGGCATTGTAATAATCTCTGCAGACAATATACAAAAGAATGCAAATATGCTAAAGACGGCCATCCGTCCTAATCAAACAGCTTAAGGCCTCTGCTCACATCTTCGCAATGCCTTACATGTGGGCCTAGTGCCCCCTTGTCAACTTGCTTCCCTGCTTTACAATCATAAGTAGGAGGAGAATGAAAGCAAGGCTCCATTGACATGGCTCGACGACATGGAGGGTTTGGTGCATTCCTGTTCTCGGGAAGtgccaaaatatatggcttcaagcCACCAAGACCTTGAGCCATGTACCCGAATGTAGACCAGGAACTTGTTATCAAGACATCACTAAAGCTCAAGAGGTACACCTCTGCCCATGCTTTCTGGTTGTGTGTTTGCTTCTCTGTGTGCTGTGTCTCTTCATGGCTTGGTTGGAAGACGCTGATGATCTCTCCAGCAGCAGCTGCATGCTCGAAGTACTTATCCCGGATCTTCTCAGAGTATCCAGAGTACAAGGAAGCCACAAGAACAGATTTTGACCTCACTGCCTTGGTAGTTGATGATGATGATCCTTTAAGACTAATCTCGGGTAACAAATTTTCAATTCGAGAACAGTTAAGGATCTGATCTAACAAATTCTCTGAAGAAATGGGTGCAAACTGGAAAATTCTTATCTGAATGCCCATCTTCTCTTCAGCCTTGCCTAGATAAGCTTCATAATACCTAGTTATCATTCCCCACACTGTGTTGGTGGGGTGGAAAAGATACCTTCCCAGATGATGGAAAACTGTCTCCCTTGAAGGAAAGAGCCGGCGCAGTTCTTCTTCATACTCTGGGACCAGAAATAGAGCTGGAATGAAGTAGTTGTCAGATTTCAGCACCAGCCAAGGGAACTTTTTGAGAAATAACTGATCATCTTCACAAAAGAAGAGCTTATCTAGTTCACTGTAGTCATGGTTCAAATGTAGATACACGTATGCAGGTAGTGAACCATTCGAATTCTTATTGATCACCTTGTTTCTCAGCATGTTTGCATAACTTTGAGGAGTACGGATGTGGAAGCTGCTTAATTGATCGATGATGGGGAAATCCGACGGCAGAACCCATGAGGTCTCAGGAAACGGCTCGCAGAAAAGGTCATCCAAGTCCTTGGGTACATGGATCAGTAAAATCCTGTTGTTGAGAAGAGCATAGAGGAATGCTGAAGCAATGGTTAGCATTCTGTTCCCCAGGCCATTGTATGGCGTCCACACAATATAGTTGCACTCCATAGGCCCCGTGCTGTGATTAGACTTGAACTGCTCTATGGCTTTCTTGTATGGATCGGTGCCTGGGCCACATTTTTTATGTTGGGCTTCATACTTTCTTAGCCTTGCCTGGAGATAACGGGAAGGTAGATGGGGTGAAGCTTTTCGGTACAGAGCGGACTGGTATCGGCTTAAACAGGACTCTTCGTCGAAACCAGGAGCCAGTAATCCACCAAGAAGTTTATCCTCTGGTGCAGGAGAGGAGATAAAGGATTCATCTTCTGAACCTATATAATTTGGAGCAGACATCCAAATTAGTTTAACAAGACTGGCTGCATCACAAGATTTGTCAATGAAATGGGGACAaatataagaattaaatatagtttTGTCCTCTTTAACGGTTGCCAAGGATTGGGGTTGTATCTTTGGtgcgaaagaaggattcacctttctTGGTGTAAATCTACCATCGGATCGACCACTCGTtactttgagatttgtgtagTGGACGTGGATTCGCGTGAAAGATAACAGCCCCTTTCTAAGTGCCGGTGTAGTTTCATGACCCGCATCGAGCCTCCTGATTTGGacttttcaaatttattatttaaatatgaattggcaaaaaaagggaaaaaaaagccATGACACTTTTGGGTGACGGTTTGGACGGCAGCGCGAAGAAccaaacaaagagagagagaaaggggctTCAACCAAAAGACAGGTTATTCCTATGAACTGAAAGCTATGACAGAAGATAACAACTTGTAAGATATTCTGAAGCGCCATTTTGGCGTGTAGAAAGCTATGCAAGTCCAATACTCTTCTTCGGGACGAAAAAATTAGGCCGTCCATCACTATAGGAGAAAAAGACGGGGTAGGAAGAAGACCAGAAGAAGATATATAGAAGGACATAAGGAAAATTATGGAAGTGGAAACCCGCTTCCATCCTTTTTCCATGCGCTCGCACCCTCCTTCCATCTTTTTCCTGatgcttcttcatcttcttctggtCTTCTGCCTAACCCCTGTCATTCCAAAGAGAGGAGCAACAGATTCTACCGAGGTCAAGACCTTGCTTTTAAGACTTCGATTGGAAACTTCCGGTGGGATGGAACGGACCAGAGCAGGGCGTGCAGTGGGTTCGGTACGCATCTTTCGCAATATCAACCGTTCGATCATGCAATATCCCGAATAAGATCTGTGCAGacagatgatatatatatatattggagtACTTTGAAAAAGTTGTGCAAAATACAATGCGTACAAATTTCAATCCAATGGTCGAGAGTGCGAAAACGATCAACCATTCCCAAACCCACATAAgagggaggaaggaagagagcAGGGAGCGGTCTGTTGCCAGAGAGATTAGAAAAAACAAAGGAAATCTCTTGAGGTCCTTTTCTGATCCCCTTGGGATCAAAAGACTGGGGGCTACGAACCACGTTGTCTGAGTCTTTTGCCCTCCTACTCCGGTTCTCCCCAAACGCTCCTCCCATGGGGAATTATACTTAGAGGAGATTAGTTATCGTGCAAGATTCTTAAATCACTTGATTAAATaggaagaaaaaattttaaaggtaaacaaaagtttcttgactttaaaaaataatataagcagcaaataaaaaaaaaaatggggggATTCGTTTAGGTCCATAAAAGGATAAGCAGCAAAGTGGCAAATTCCTCATATAGATCAATGGAAGACTTCGAGGTTCATCCTCATTGCATGGATCAATTGGGTCTCAAACGACAAACAATTTTTCTAGAATCATAAGCCGACCACGAATATCAAAATATGCCATACTTCACTAGCTACCCTAATATATATAGGGTATAAATGAGTAGGGTCGGATTGGATCATGAGTAATTCTGATTTGACCCGATTTCTCGATAGGACTTTAATTTTAGACCAAATCTCAACCCAATAAAAGCTCGAGTTGGGTCAGATCCATGTATAACTCGATCCTAACTCGAAAAATCTAAGTTGAAGTAAAATATAgccaattatattttaattactaTATAGCCAACTTCTATTAACCATATAAAGTAgacaataaataatattattctcaaaataaattaaaatataaaaataattttagatattttttatattaaagacATTGCTCATataaatcttaaatcataatttagaGGCTTAAATAGATTCGGATCCAACAGTATACCGATATTGGGTTGGGTGACGGAGTAGAAGATTCAAAATTAATTCAGAAATCAAACTAATCAAGTCGGGTCAGATCGGATCATGTCAAAATTTAATAAACTTAGACACGATCTAGAAAATCAAATgactctaattttaaaatttgacccCGGTCCCATGGTCCTTCAAAATGGATCGGATCGAGTTTAAGTAGTAAGTTGTGTCGGATCGGGTTATGGCTCAGCCCGACCCATTTGCAGCTTTACTAATCCAATTAGTTTGTTTCCGCTATATATACAGCACACTTAAACTACAcctcataaataaatttgaaaaaccgCAGTATTCAGCACTGTTAGGATCATAGCTTCCTATGAATTTGAAATCAGCCTGTCAAGCTTCCAAATCAGGAAGCGGTAATGCTAACTGGGTTTACCTTTCAGTGACACAACTGTAACTCCACGAAGCCAATCCAGCGACCAGCTATGATAAGCTCCCAAGGTAAGCACCAAGATCGGCAGAGTCGTCATGCAGGCGATGAGGACCACCCCAGGGCTGAAGCTTCGGCTGCCTTCCCTCTTCTCCATTCCAGCTGCTTTAGAACCGCCTCCCATCTCAGGTGCCAGGGAGCTCCTAATCCGCTTCAAATCAATCCCGATTTTCTCCTCAGCTAACCAAGTGCCTTGAAAGAACCCAAAGGATGCTAACCAGGCCAAAATATTTGATACATATATGAAAAACTTCAGGAAGGTGTCTTGCAAAGTAAAAGCAAGCTTTTGTAGTCAAAGACCTTCCAACGGTGGAGTGCTCTTTAGGTCTCTGAAGAGAGATACTTAAGGACGTCTCCTTTATTGGTCCCTAAGTTTTGTTTAGTAGACctcaaaaatataatatttaagcaCCTGGCTTATGGTTTCTGATTGCATCCGAAGGTATACAACTGGCTAGGACTTTGCAAGGTCAGAGTCTTCTACCAAATCTATTCGTTGCACATCCACTTCGAGATGTGTGCGACTCCACCACATGCCAGATGTTTGACTTGGGCTGCATGTGGTAACATGTGCGCTTGCACATTGTTTTTATTAAATTACCCCCAACCTTCAGCCGGTAAACAATCACTACTGTTATCTTAAAGTTTCAAATTGGTCAACGTTGTACAGAGGAAGATACATAAATAGCGCTTGAGGTGCCAAAGAATCACATGCCGGTCTCTTTACACTTACGAGAGACTGAGTTGAATCTACGAAAAGGAGAGCAAGCTTTTACTGAGTCAAGAACAAGGACTTGCAACCAGAAATACGACTAAACTGTGTGGTTGGCGTTATACAAGCTTCTACCCAGGATTTAGCGCTTGTGATGTGCATGAAAGAAgacttttcttttttgctttaaGAATGAAGCAGATCTTTGGTGGATGATTGTTACTCCATCCAATTCTTTCTGTTCTGTTTTATGTAAATTGATAGGTGCACTTCAACATTTGCTGGTGTGTTTTTCTTATTCCTTTTTTAATTAAAGGGAATCAAAACAAGCATACCGGCTATAAAAGATCGTTGCATGTTTTGAGAGAGAGAAACGCGATTAAGACTTACTAGGGTGAAACTCCTAAGCGACTCTCAAGATCTTGCGTTGCAGAGCAAAGTAAGCATGTGCCCTACAAAAATAAATAGGATAAAAATAACGATCAGGATTATGTGGCATTCCTACAGAAATATCATGCAAGAATCGGGACTGTGAATCTGTTCAAGTCCTAGCCTGCTGTCCAACTAAAGATATTAGGTTGGATTGGAGTTGCATCAAGCCCGATGCTATCGAGCGTGCATCCCTTCCCAATAGGAAGTACAAAAGTTCCAAGGAGCTCTGTTTTCCTCCTGCAAGATTCAGGTTAGGGTGGTGGTGTTGAGCTGATATGAGACACCCAAATAGACTGTCACCATCCACGAATCCAGAAGGAAATCTAGGTCAATCCTGCAGGATTACTCAAACAGCCACTAGGTAATAACAAGTACAGTAACCTATGTTGTTCACCCAACTGGGTCCATGTCCATGGCGGGAGGAAAGACTAGAACTGAGAACACAGCCTTACATAAGAAATAAGAGCTGCAGAGATGGGAAGAGGTGTACTTCATTCGTGAGTGTGTTTTTTAACAGTCTCTCATACAATATATGTTTATAAGATatatgatttttcttctttttctttcgtgCAACTGCATTAAGATACGCCTCTTTATAggaaatttaatctaaatataaaaataaatatatctccAGTCATTATTGTTCAAGTCCAAACAAATTAGAGATGAAGAATGTTATGAAAATACTGAAAAATGAATCTGTGTTACTTCTATCCTGTAAAACAATACTGCAAAAGAGTTCTTCTAGTACGTGCCAGAAGATCTCAATGTCTATACTTAATAGAAAGTCACAGACTATATTTATAGGCTAGACTAGGGACTCTTTTAGATTAATACAACTTCCATCCATCAAAGAAGTGTAATCATAGTGGAGTCCTTATTTTGACATGAGTctatttttatctcaaaaattttttaatcctATTATACCTATATTTTAAGTATTTTCAGTAGTAAACTTAATATAAACTTGCTCTTCATGGAGTAATTGTTCTTGAATTGGTTGTTCACGATCTTGTGGATGTTCTTGAATAATAATCAATTCCACATCTTTTGTAGGttgatcaatttattttttatttcctcAAATTCATCTTTACAAGAAAAACCACTCCTACTAAGTTCATAATCCTCAAGAATCTTAGCATTCTTAGCTTCAACTATTATAGGTACATGGTTAAGACAATAAATCTTATATCCTTTGGAATTTACTACATAGCTAATAAAATAGCCACTAACTATTCTGGGATCCAATTTCTTTTAATATTGATTATAAATCTATACCTCAATAGGACATCACTATATGCGTAAGTGACTTAAACTCATTTTCTATCCTTTCCATAACTCAAAAAGAATTTTAAATACAGCCTTTAATGGAATCTTGTTTTAGACATACATTGCATTTTTAATACTTCACTCCAAAGAGATAAAGGAAGATTAAAATTACTAATCATATTTCTTACCATGTCCATTACTATATGATTCTTTCTTTTTGCCACACCATTTTATTATGATATTCCAAGTATTGTGTATTGGACAATCATACCTCTTCTTTAAAGAACTTACCAAATGGGCCCACCAATTAACTCTTTCAATGTACCTTCTATAGTACTCTTCACTTCTGTCAAATCttacgatttttatttttttgttcattt
This genomic window from Elaeis guineensis isolate ETL-2024a chromosome 13, EG11, whole genome shotgun sequence contains:
- the LOC105060885 gene encoding galactoside 2-alpha-L-fucosyltransferase-like, with protein sequence MGGGSKAAGMEKREGSRSFSPGVVLIACMTTLPILVLTLGAYHSWSLDWLRGVTVVSLKGSEDESFISSPAPEDKLLGGLLAPGFDEESCLSRYQSALYRKASPHLPSRYLQARLRKYEAQHKKCGPGTDPYKKAIEQFKSNHSTGPMECNYIVWTPYNGLGNRMLTIASAFLYALLNNRILLIHVPKDLDDLFCEPFPETSWVLPSDFPIIDQLSSFHIRTPQSYANMLRNKVINKNSNGSLPAYVYLHLNHDYSELDKLFFCEDDQLFLKKFPWLVLKSDNYFIPALFLVPEYEEELRRLFPSRETVFHHLGRYLFHPTNTVWGMITRYYEAYLGKAEEKMGIQIRIFQFAPISSENLLDQILNCSRIENLLPEISLKGSSSSTTKAVRSKSVLVASLYSGYSEKIRDKYFEHAAAAGEIISVFQPSHEETQHTEKQTHNQKAWAEVYLLSFSDVLITSSWSTFGYMAQGLGGLKPYILALPENRNAPNPPCRRAMSMEPCFHSPPTYDCKAGKQVDKGALGPHVRHCEDVSRGLKLFD